The Bos indicus x Bos taurus breed Angus x Brahman F1 hybrid chromosome 13, Bos_hybrid_MaternalHap_v2.0, whole genome shotgun sequence genome includes a region encoding these proteins:
- the PTF1A gene encoding pancreas transcription factor 1 subunit alpha, which translates to MDAVLLEHFPGGLDAFPSSYFDEEDFFTDQSSRDPLEDGDELLADEQAEVEFLSHQLHEYCYRDEACLLLQSAPPAAPHALAPPPPGGPGEPEDSGGGGYCCEAGAPPGGFPYSPGSPPSCLAYRCAGAAALSPRARLRGLSGAAAARRRRRVRSEAELQQLRQAANVRERRRMQSINDAFEGLRSHIPTLPYEKRLSKVDTLRLAIGYINFLSELVQADLPLRGGGAGGGRGPGGGGRLGADSPSSQAQKVIICHRGTRSPSPSDPDYGLPPLAGHSLSWTDEKQLKEQNIIRTAKVWTPEDPRKLNSKPSFNNIENEPPFEFVS; encoded by the exons ATGGACGCGGTGCTGCTAGAGCACTTCCCCGGGGGCCTGGACGCCTTCCCGTCCTCTTACTTTGATGAGGAGGACTTCTTCACCGACCAGTCTTCTCGGGACCCTCTGGAGGACGGCGATGAGCTACTGGCCGACGAGCAGGCCGAGGTGGAATTCCTCAGCCACCAGCTGCACGAGTACTGCTACCGCGACGAGGCGTGCCTGCTGCTGCAGTCCGCGCCTCCGGCGGCCCCCCACGCACTCGCCCCGCCGCCCCCGGGGGGCCCGGGAGAGCCGGAGgacagcggcggcggcggctacTGCTGCGAGGCGGGGGCGCCCCCCGGCGGTTTCCCCTACTCGCCCGGTTCTCCGCCCTCGTGCCTGGCCTACCGGTGCGCCGGAGCGGCCGCGCTGTCCCCCAGGGCGCGGCTGCGTGGCTTGAGCGGCGCGGCGGCTGCGCGGCGGCGGAGGCGGGTGCGTTCCGAGGCGGAGCTGCAGCAGCTGCGGCAGGCTGCCAACGTGCGCGAGCGGCGGCGCATGCAGTCCATCAACGACGCCTTCGAGGGGCTGCGCTCGCACATCCCCACGCTGCCCTACGAAAAGCGCCTCTCCAAGGTGGACACGCTGCGCCTGGCCATCGGCTACATCAACTTCCTCAGCGAGCTGGTGCAGGCCGACCTGCCCCtgcgcggcggcggcgcgggcggcggcAGGGGGCCCGGCGGCGGAGGGCGCCTGGGCGCGGACAGCCCGAGCAGCCAGGCCCAGAAGGTCATCATCTGCCACCGGGGTACTC GGTCCCCCTCCCCCAGCGACCCGGATTATGGCCTCCCTCCCCTTGCGGGACACTCTCTCTCTTGGACTGATGAAAAACAACtcaaagaacaaaatattatACGAACAGCCAAAGTGTGGACCCCAGAGGACCCCAGAAAACTCAACAGCAAGCCTTCCTTCAACAACATAGAAAACGAACCGCCCTTTGAGTTTGTGTCCTGA